A single genomic interval of Puntigrus tetrazona isolate hp1 chromosome 1, ASM1883169v1, whole genome shotgun sequence harbors:
- the LOC122345332 gene encoding uncharacterized protein LOC122345332 isoform X4 produces the protein MMDLSESGDADDTEKTDGSINTAKDEDKETHDEVVPVRKASWEPSVLSTIGKEVHYFAGHEISIWESLDSFGSIIWPAALALCRFLESKQATVDLVDKAVLEIGAGTGLVSIVASLLGAWVTATDLSEVLGNLRCNLSRNTRGRCRYTPQVAELSWGYELDKTFPHSVYRYDYILAADVVYHHDFLEELLVTMRHFCQPGTTLIWANKTRFNSDLVFVENFKKTFNTTLLADNGEVKIYAATTREESRLQASKETKGDARKGVDEDETVSCETEKNEGKITWTEQKLVEQVQEYENKDEQFGEEQATGDADVEKLEDGNLNSFEDNDNTNLETEPEDCEDEDDDCEMDSALLEQKSEGSTENDKQQEYTRSWAPTIYYRPGKEVYNFLGTDIKIQESIDSYGATIWPAALALCRFLETPQGRQHIDLLDKSVLELGAGTGLLSVVITLLGAKLTATDLPEILSNLRYNLNRNTRGRRRHEPLIAELYWGHKLDEIFPRSTYRYDYVLATDVVYHHGFLAELLVTMRHFCQPGTTLVWANKVRYGSDLGFVDNFLRYFEIILLEELDDVRIYIATSKTPEQEGDQDLELNEEEEDNYDAGEQISTNQAEEEELVCDDTESPDEAQVDEEHQDLGRPEEEALPAKAEPPEHRSWTPAIYYSLGKEIYYFLDHEIKIQEAIDYYGGVVWPAALALCRFLDTPMGQQQINLIDRSTLELGAGTGLVSIVATLLGAKLTATDLPEILGNLRCNLNRNTRWHRRHEPQVTALRWGYKLDEMFPRSTHYYDYVLAADTVYHHDCLAELLETMLHFCQKGTTVIFANKVRYQTDLAFLENFQKAFNTTFLTELGEVRIYSATLRI, from the exons ATGATGGATTTATCCGAGTCTGGAGATGCAGATGACACAGAAAAGACGGATGGGAGCATAAACACCGCAAAAGATGAAGACAAAGAAACGCATGACG AAGTCGTCCCTGTGCGGAAGGCGTCCTGGGAGCCCAGCGTGCTTTCCACCATCGGAAAGGAAGTCCATTATTTCGCCGGTCATGAGATCAGCATCTGGGAGTCTCTCGATTCATTTGGTTCTATCATCTGGCCAGCA GCTCTGGCTCTGTGTCGTTTCCTTGAGTCTAAACAAGCGACGGTTGACCTGGTTGACAAGGCCGTGTTAGAGATCGGCGCCGGCACAGGTCTCGTTTCCATCGTGGCCAGTCTGCTGG GTGCTTGGGTGACAGCGACTGATTTGTCTGAAGTCCTCGGGAACCTGAGATGCAACCtgtccagaaacacacggggcCGCTGTCGATACACACCGCAGGTGGCAGAGCTCTCTTGGGGATATGAGCTCGACAAGACCTTCCCTCATTCGGTCTACAGATACGACTACATATTAGCAGCCGATGTGGTCTATCATCACGACTTCCTGGAAGAATTACTAGTCACCATGCGGCACTTCTGCCAGCCGGGTACGACCCTCATATGGGCCAACAAGACCCGCTTCAACTCTGATCTGGTGTTTGTGGAGAACTTCAAAAAGACGTTCAACACCACCCTGCTGGCAGACAACGGAGAGGTCAAGATTTACGCCGCCACCACAAGAGAAGAAAGTAGACTACAGGCATCAAAAGAGACTAAAGGGGATGCGAGGAAAGGAGTGGACGAGGATGAAACGGTCAGCTGTGAGACAGAGAAGAATGAAGGAAAGATTACATGGACAGAGCAGAAGCTTGTAGAACAGGTTCaagaatatgaaaataaagacGAGCAGTTTGGAGAAGAGCAGGCTACGGGGGATGCTGATGTGGAAAAACTGGAGGATGGAAATCTGAACAGCTTCGAAGACAACGACAACACGAACCTTGAAACTGAACCTGAGGATTGTGAAGATGAAGACGACGACTGTGAGATGGACTCGGCACTTCTTGAACAGAAATCTG AAGGAAGCACAGAGAACGATAAACAACAGGAGTACACAAGATCCTGGGCACCAACTATTTACTACAGACCTGGGAAAGAGGTTTACAATTTTTTGGGCACGGATATTAAGATTCAGGAGTCCATCGATTCTTACGGTGCTACTATATGGCCGGCG GCACTTGCACTTTGCAGATTCTTGGAAACGCCGCAGGGCCGTCAACACATTGATTTACTCGACAAATCAGTTCTTGAACTTGGAGCCGGAACCGGATTGCTTTCGGTTGTCATCACGTTATTGG GTGCCAAACTAACGGCAACGGATTTACCCGAGATACTAAGTAATCTGAGATACAACCTCAACAGGAACACGAGAGGCCGGCGGAGACACGAGCCCCTGATTGCTGAACTCTACTGGGGTCACAAGCTGGACGAGATCTTTCCTAGATCCACATACCGGTATGATTACGTGTTGGCGACTGATGTGGTCTATCACCACGGGTTCTTGGCCGAGCTGCTGGTCACCATGCGTCACTTCTGTCAGCCGGGAACTACTCTAGTCTGGGCGAACAAGGTCCGCTATGGTTCCGATCTGGGCTTCGTTGACAACTTTCTCAGATACTTTGAAATCATACTCCTCGAAGAGTTGGATGATGTGAGGATTTACATAGCGACCAGCAAGACACCGGAGCAGGAAGGCGACCAGGATCTAGAGTTGaacgaggaagaggaggacaaTTATGATGCTGGGGAGCAAATCTCTACAAACCAAGCAGAAGAAGAGGAACTGGTGTGTGATGATACTGAAAGTCCAGATGAGGCACAAGTAGACGAAGAACACCAGGATTTGGGAAGACCCGAGGAGGAAG CTCTACCTGCCAAAGCAGAACCCCCGGAGCACAGATCCTGGACTCCCGCCATCTACTACAGTCTAGGCAAGGAGATCTACTACTTTCTGgatcatgaaatcaaaattcaaGAAGCCATAGACTATTACGGAGGTGTGGTATGGCCAGCG GCATTGGCCCTTTGCCGATTCCTGGACACCCCAATGGGGCAACAGCAGATTAATCTGATCGATAGATCAACGCTGGAGCTTGGAGCAGGAACAGGCCTTGTCTCGATAGTCGCCACACTTCTTG GTGCTAAACTGACAGCCACAGATCTTCCAGAGATCCTCGGGAATCTGAGGTGTAACCTGAACCGGAATACCAGGTGGCACCGGAGACACGAGCCTCAGGTTACAGCACTGCGGTGGGGCTACAAGCTGGACGAGATGTTTCCCCGTTCCACGCATTATTATGATTACGTGCTGGCGGCCGATACGGTCTATCATCACGACTGCCTCGCGGAGCTTCTTGAGACCATGCttcacttctgtcaaaaggggacAACTGTAATCTTTGCAAACAAGGTCCGGTATCAGACAGATCTGGCTTTTCTTGAGAACTTTCAGAAAGCTTTTAACACCACATTTCTGACAGAGCTGGGTGAGGTGAGGATTTACTCAGCCACCCTGAGAATCTGA
- the LOC122345332 gene encoding uncharacterized protein LOC122345332 isoform X1, with protein sequence MLYFSVFVWMCLCFMNLQLNIVRVTLESCVMPVYNRLKAEDAAAEALTGSTSQRVNIMMDLSESGDADDTEKTDGSINTAKDEDKETHDEVVPVRKASWEPSVLSTIGKEVHYFAGHEISIWESLDSFGSIIWPAALALCRFLESKQATVDLVDKAVLEIGAGTGLVSIVASLLGAWVTATDLSEVLGNLRCNLSRNTRGRCRYTPQVAELSWGYELDKTFPHSVYRYDYILAADVVYHHDFLEELLVTMRHFCQPGTTLIWANKTRFNSDLVFVENFKKTFNTTLLADNGEVKIYAATTREESRLQASKETKGDARKGVDEDETVSCETEKNEGKITWTEQKLVEQVQEYENKDEQFGEEQATGDADVEKLEDGNLNSFEDNDNTNLETEPEDCEDEDDDCEMDSALLEQKSEGSTENDKQQEYTRSWAPTIYYRPGKEVYNFLGTDIKIQESIDSYGATIWPAALALCRFLETPQGRQHIDLLDKSVLELGAGTGLLSVVITLLGAKLTATDLPEILSNLRYNLNRNTRGRRRHEPLIAELYWGHKLDEIFPRSTYRYDYVLATDVVYHHGFLAELLVTMRHFCQPGTTLVWANKVRYGSDLGFVDNFLRYFEIILLEELDDVRIYIATSKTPEQEGDQDLELNEEEEDNYDAGEQISTNQAEEEELVCDDTESPDEAQVDEEHQDLGRPEEEALPAKAEPPEHRSWTPAIYYSLGKEIYYFLDHEIKIQEAIDYYGGVVWPAALALCRFLDTPMGQQQINLIDRSTLELGAGTGLVSIVATLLGAKLTATDLPEILGNLRCNLNRNTRWHRRHEPQVTALRWGYKLDEMFPRSTHYYDYVLAADTVYHHDCLAELLETMLHFCQKGTTVIFANKVRYQTDLAFLENFQKAFNTTFLTELGEVRIYSATLRI encoded by the exons ATGCTCTATTTCTCAGTGTTTGTGTGGATGTGCCTCTGCTTCATGAATCTCCAGCTAAATATAGTCAGAGTGACGCTGGAGAGCTGCGTGATGCCCGTCTATAACCGGCTGAAGGCTGAGGATGCAGCTGCAGAAGCGCTAACCGGATCAACAAG TCAGCGAGTAAATATTATGATGGATTTATCCGAGTCTGGAGATGCAGATGACACAGAAAAGACGGATGGGAGCATAAACACCGCAAAAGATGAAGACAAAGAAACGCATGACG AAGTCGTCCCTGTGCGGAAGGCGTCCTGGGAGCCCAGCGTGCTTTCCACCATCGGAAAGGAAGTCCATTATTTCGCCGGTCATGAGATCAGCATCTGGGAGTCTCTCGATTCATTTGGTTCTATCATCTGGCCAGCA GCTCTGGCTCTGTGTCGTTTCCTTGAGTCTAAACAAGCGACGGTTGACCTGGTTGACAAGGCCGTGTTAGAGATCGGCGCCGGCACAGGTCTCGTTTCCATCGTGGCCAGTCTGCTGG GTGCTTGGGTGACAGCGACTGATTTGTCTGAAGTCCTCGGGAACCTGAGATGCAACCtgtccagaaacacacggggcCGCTGTCGATACACACCGCAGGTGGCAGAGCTCTCTTGGGGATATGAGCTCGACAAGACCTTCCCTCATTCGGTCTACAGATACGACTACATATTAGCAGCCGATGTGGTCTATCATCACGACTTCCTGGAAGAATTACTAGTCACCATGCGGCACTTCTGCCAGCCGGGTACGACCCTCATATGGGCCAACAAGACCCGCTTCAACTCTGATCTGGTGTTTGTGGAGAACTTCAAAAAGACGTTCAACACCACCCTGCTGGCAGACAACGGAGAGGTCAAGATTTACGCCGCCACCACAAGAGAAGAAAGTAGACTACAGGCATCAAAAGAGACTAAAGGGGATGCGAGGAAAGGAGTGGACGAGGATGAAACGGTCAGCTGTGAGACAGAGAAGAATGAAGGAAAGATTACATGGACAGAGCAGAAGCTTGTAGAACAGGTTCaagaatatgaaaataaagacGAGCAGTTTGGAGAAGAGCAGGCTACGGGGGATGCTGATGTGGAAAAACTGGAGGATGGAAATCTGAACAGCTTCGAAGACAACGACAACACGAACCTTGAAACTGAACCTGAGGATTGTGAAGATGAAGACGACGACTGTGAGATGGACTCGGCACTTCTTGAACAGAAATCTG AAGGAAGCACAGAGAACGATAAACAACAGGAGTACACAAGATCCTGGGCACCAACTATTTACTACAGACCTGGGAAAGAGGTTTACAATTTTTTGGGCACGGATATTAAGATTCAGGAGTCCATCGATTCTTACGGTGCTACTATATGGCCGGCG GCACTTGCACTTTGCAGATTCTTGGAAACGCCGCAGGGCCGTCAACACATTGATTTACTCGACAAATCAGTTCTTGAACTTGGAGCCGGAACCGGATTGCTTTCGGTTGTCATCACGTTATTGG GTGCCAAACTAACGGCAACGGATTTACCCGAGATACTAAGTAATCTGAGATACAACCTCAACAGGAACACGAGAGGCCGGCGGAGACACGAGCCCCTGATTGCTGAACTCTACTGGGGTCACAAGCTGGACGAGATCTTTCCTAGATCCACATACCGGTATGATTACGTGTTGGCGACTGATGTGGTCTATCACCACGGGTTCTTGGCCGAGCTGCTGGTCACCATGCGTCACTTCTGTCAGCCGGGAACTACTCTAGTCTGGGCGAACAAGGTCCGCTATGGTTCCGATCTGGGCTTCGTTGACAACTTTCTCAGATACTTTGAAATCATACTCCTCGAAGAGTTGGATGATGTGAGGATTTACATAGCGACCAGCAAGACACCGGAGCAGGAAGGCGACCAGGATCTAGAGTTGaacgaggaagaggaggacaaTTATGATGCTGGGGAGCAAATCTCTACAAACCAAGCAGAAGAAGAGGAACTGGTGTGTGATGATACTGAAAGTCCAGATGAGGCACAAGTAGACGAAGAACACCAGGATTTGGGAAGACCCGAGGAGGAAG CTCTACCTGCCAAAGCAGAACCCCCGGAGCACAGATCCTGGACTCCCGCCATCTACTACAGTCTAGGCAAGGAGATCTACTACTTTCTGgatcatgaaatcaaaattcaaGAAGCCATAGACTATTACGGAGGTGTGGTATGGCCAGCG GCATTGGCCCTTTGCCGATTCCTGGACACCCCAATGGGGCAACAGCAGATTAATCTGATCGATAGATCAACGCTGGAGCTTGGAGCAGGAACAGGCCTTGTCTCGATAGTCGCCACACTTCTTG GTGCTAAACTGACAGCCACAGATCTTCCAGAGATCCTCGGGAATCTGAGGTGTAACCTGAACCGGAATACCAGGTGGCACCGGAGACACGAGCCTCAGGTTACAGCACTGCGGTGGGGCTACAAGCTGGACGAGATGTTTCCCCGTTCCACGCATTATTATGATTACGTGCTGGCGGCCGATACGGTCTATCATCACGACTGCCTCGCGGAGCTTCTTGAGACCATGCttcacttctgtcaaaaggggacAACTGTAATCTTTGCAAACAAGGTCCGGTATCAGACAGATCTGGCTTTTCTTGAGAACTTTCAGAAAGCTTTTAACACCACATTTCTGACAGAGCTGGGTGAGGTGAGGATTTACTCAGCCACCCTGAGAATCTGA
- the LOC122345332 gene encoding uncharacterized protein LOC122345332 isoform X2, whose amino-acid sequence MLYFSVFVWMCLCFMNLQLNIVRVTLESCVMPVYNRLKAEDAAAEALTGSTSQRVNIMMDLSESGDADDTEKTDGSINTAKDEDKETHDEVVPVRKASWEPSVLSTIGKEVHYFAGHEISIWESLDSFGSIIWPAALALCRFLESKQATVDLVDKAVLEIGAGTGLVSIVASLLGAWVTATDLSEVLGNLRCNLSRNTRGRCRYTPQVAELSWGYELDKTFPHSVYRYDYILAADVVYHHDFLEELLVTMRHFCQPGTTLIWANKTRFNSDLVFVENFKKTFNTTLLADNGEVKIYAATTREESRLQASKETKGDARKGVDEDETVSCETEKNEGKITWTEQKLVEQVQEYENKDEQFGEEQATGDADVEKLEDGNLNSFEDNDNTNLETEPEDCEDEDDDCEMDSALLEQKSGSTENDKQQEYTRSWAPTIYYRPGKEVYNFLGTDIKIQESIDSYGATIWPAALALCRFLETPQGRQHIDLLDKSVLELGAGTGLLSVVITLLGAKLTATDLPEILSNLRYNLNRNTRGRRRHEPLIAELYWGHKLDEIFPRSTYRYDYVLATDVVYHHGFLAELLVTMRHFCQPGTTLVWANKVRYGSDLGFVDNFLRYFEIILLEELDDVRIYIATSKTPEQEGDQDLELNEEEEDNYDAGEQISTNQAEEEELVCDDTESPDEAQVDEEHQDLGRPEEEALPAKAEPPEHRSWTPAIYYSLGKEIYYFLDHEIKIQEAIDYYGGVVWPAALALCRFLDTPMGQQQINLIDRSTLELGAGTGLVSIVATLLGAKLTATDLPEILGNLRCNLNRNTRWHRRHEPQVTALRWGYKLDEMFPRSTHYYDYVLAADTVYHHDCLAELLETMLHFCQKGTTVIFANKVRYQTDLAFLENFQKAFNTTFLTELGEVRIYSATLRI is encoded by the exons ATGCTCTATTTCTCAGTGTTTGTGTGGATGTGCCTCTGCTTCATGAATCTCCAGCTAAATATAGTCAGAGTGACGCTGGAGAGCTGCGTGATGCCCGTCTATAACCGGCTGAAGGCTGAGGATGCAGCTGCAGAAGCGCTAACCGGATCAACAAG TCAGCGAGTAAATATTATGATGGATTTATCCGAGTCTGGAGATGCAGATGACACAGAAAAGACGGATGGGAGCATAAACACCGCAAAAGATGAAGACAAAGAAACGCATGACG AAGTCGTCCCTGTGCGGAAGGCGTCCTGGGAGCCCAGCGTGCTTTCCACCATCGGAAAGGAAGTCCATTATTTCGCCGGTCATGAGATCAGCATCTGGGAGTCTCTCGATTCATTTGGTTCTATCATCTGGCCAGCA GCTCTGGCTCTGTGTCGTTTCCTTGAGTCTAAACAAGCGACGGTTGACCTGGTTGACAAGGCCGTGTTAGAGATCGGCGCCGGCACAGGTCTCGTTTCCATCGTGGCCAGTCTGCTGG GTGCTTGGGTGACAGCGACTGATTTGTCTGAAGTCCTCGGGAACCTGAGATGCAACCtgtccagaaacacacggggcCGCTGTCGATACACACCGCAGGTGGCAGAGCTCTCTTGGGGATATGAGCTCGACAAGACCTTCCCTCATTCGGTCTACAGATACGACTACATATTAGCAGCCGATGTGGTCTATCATCACGACTTCCTGGAAGAATTACTAGTCACCATGCGGCACTTCTGCCAGCCGGGTACGACCCTCATATGGGCCAACAAGACCCGCTTCAACTCTGATCTGGTGTTTGTGGAGAACTTCAAAAAGACGTTCAACACCACCCTGCTGGCAGACAACGGAGAGGTCAAGATTTACGCCGCCACCACAAGAGAAGAAAGTAGACTACAGGCATCAAAAGAGACTAAAGGGGATGCGAGGAAAGGAGTGGACGAGGATGAAACGGTCAGCTGTGAGACAGAGAAGAATGAAGGAAAGATTACATGGACAGAGCAGAAGCTTGTAGAACAGGTTCaagaatatgaaaataaagacGAGCAGTTTGGAGAAGAGCAGGCTACGGGGGATGCTGATGTGGAAAAACTGGAGGATGGAAATCTGAACAGCTTCGAAGACAACGACAACACGAACCTTGAAACTGAACCTGAGGATTGTGAAGATGAAGACGACGACTGTGAGATGGACTCGGCACTTCTTGAACAGAAATCTG GAAGCACAGAGAACGATAAACAACAGGAGTACACAAGATCCTGGGCACCAACTATTTACTACAGACCTGGGAAAGAGGTTTACAATTTTTTGGGCACGGATATTAAGATTCAGGAGTCCATCGATTCTTACGGTGCTACTATATGGCCGGCG GCACTTGCACTTTGCAGATTCTTGGAAACGCCGCAGGGCCGTCAACACATTGATTTACTCGACAAATCAGTTCTTGAACTTGGAGCCGGAACCGGATTGCTTTCGGTTGTCATCACGTTATTGG GTGCCAAACTAACGGCAACGGATTTACCCGAGATACTAAGTAATCTGAGATACAACCTCAACAGGAACACGAGAGGCCGGCGGAGACACGAGCCCCTGATTGCTGAACTCTACTGGGGTCACAAGCTGGACGAGATCTTTCCTAGATCCACATACCGGTATGATTACGTGTTGGCGACTGATGTGGTCTATCACCACGGGTTCTTGGCCGAGCTGCTGGTCACCATGCGTCACTTCTGTCAGCCGGGAACTACTCTAGTCTGGGCGAACAAGGTCCGCTATGGTTCCGATCTGGGCTTCGTTGACAACTTTCTCAGATACTTTGAAATCATACTCCTCGAAGAGTTGGATGATGTGAGGATTTACATAGCGACCAGCAAGACACCGGAGCAGGAAGGCGACCAGGATCTAGAGTTGaacgaggaagaggaggacaaTTATGATGCTGGGGAGCAAATCTCTACAAACCAAGCAGAAGAAGAGGAACTGGTGTGTGATGATACTGAAAGTCCAGATGAGGCACAAGTAGACGAAGAACACCAGGATTTGGGAAGACCCGAGGAGGAAG CTCTACCTGCCAAAGCAGAACCCCCGGAGCACAGATCCTGGACTCCCGCCATCTACTACAGTCTAGGCAAGGAGATCTACTACTTTCTGgatcatgaaatcaaaattcaaGAAGCCATAGACTATTACGGAGGTGTGGTATGGCCAGCG GCATTGGCCCTTTGCCGATTCCTGGACACCCCAATGGGGCAACAGCAGATTAATCTGATCGATAGATCAACGCTGGAGCTTGGAGCAGGAACAGGCCTTGTCTCGATAGTCGCCACACTTCTTG GTGCTAAACTGACAGCCACAGATCTTCCAGAGATCCTCGGGAATCTGAGGTGTAACCTGAACCGGAATACCAGGTGGCACCGGAGACACGAGCCTCAGGTTACAGCACTGCGGTGGGGCTACAAGCTGGACGAGATGTTTCCCCGTTCCACGCATTATTATGATTACGTGCTGGCGGCCGATACGGTCTATCATCACGACTGCCTCGCGGAGCTTCTTGAGACCATGCttcacttctgtcaaaaggggacAACTGTAATCTTTGCAAACAAGGTCCGGTATCAGACAGATCTGGCTTTTCTTGAGAACTTTCAGAAAGCTTTTAACACCACATTTCTGACAGAGCTGGGTGAGGTGAGGATTTACTCAGCCACCCTGAGAATCTGA
- the LOC122345332 gene encoding uncharacterized protein LOC122345332 isoform X3: MRFSLYANFHKYLNVSTNENQRVNIMMDLSESGDADDTEKTDGSINTAKDEDKETHDEVVPVRKASWEPSVLSTIGKEVHYFAGHEISIWESLDSFGSIIWPAALALCRFLESKQATVDLVDKAVLEIGAGTGLVSIVASLLGAWVTATDLSEVLGNLRCNLSRNTRGRCRYTPQVAELSWGYELDKTFPHSVYRYDYILAADVVYHHDFLEELLVTMRHFCQPGTTLIWANKTRFNSDLVFVENFKKTFNTTLLADNGEVKIYAATTREESRLQASKETKGDARKGVDEDETVSCETEKNEGKITWTEQKLVEQVQEYENKDEQFGEEQATGDADVEKLEDGNLNSFEDNDNTNLETEPEDCEDEDDDCEMDSALLEQKSEGSTENDKQQEYTRSWAPTIYYRPGKEVYNFLGTDIKIQESIDSYGATIWPAALALCRFLETPQGRQHIDLLDKSVLELGAGTGLLSVVITLLGAKLTATDLPEILSNLRYNLNRNTRGRRRHEPLIAELYWGHKLDEIFPRSTYRYDYVLATDVVYHHGFLAELLVTMRHFCQPGTTLVWANKVRYGSDLGFVDNFLRYFEIILLEELDDVRIYIATSKTPEQEGDQDLELNEEEEDNYDAGEQISTNQAEEEELVCDDTESPDEAQVDEEHQDLGRPEEEALPAKAEPPEHRSWTPAIYYSLGKEIYYFLDHEIKIQEAIDYYGGVVWPAALALCRFLDTPMGQQQINLIDRSTLELGAGTGLVSIVATLLGAKLTATDLPEILGNLRCNLNRNTRWHRRHEPQVTALRWGYKLDEMFPRSTHYYDYVLAADTVYHHDCLAELLETMLHFCQKGTTVIFANKVRYQTDLAFLENFQKAFNTTFLTELGEVRIYSATLRI, encoded by the exons ATGCGTTTTTCTCTATATGCAAACTTCCACAAGTACCTCAACGTCTCTACAAACGAAAA TCAGCGAGTAAATATTATGATGGATTTATCCGAGTCTGGAGATGCAGATGACACAGAAAAGACGGATGGGAGCATAAACACCGCAAAAGATGAAGACAAAGAAACGCATGACG AAGTCGTCCCTGTGCGGAAGGCGTCCTGGGAGCCCAGCGTGCTTTCCACCATCGGAAAGGAAGTCCATTATTTCGCCGGTCATGAGATCAGCATCTGGGAGTCTCTCGATTCATTTGGTTCTATCATCTGGCCAGCA GCTCTGGCTCTGTGTCGTTTCCTTGAGTCTAAACAAGCGACGGTTGACCTGGTTGACAAGGCCGTGTTAGAGATCGGCGCCGGCACAGGTCTCGTTTCCATCGTGGCCAGTCTGCTGG GTGCTTGGGTGACAGCGACTGATTTGTCTGAAGTCCTCGGGAACCTGAGATGCAACCtgtccagaaacacacggggcCGCTGTCGATACACACCGCAGGTGGCAGAGCTCTCTTGGGGATATGAGCTCGACAAGACCTTCCCTCATTCGGTCTACAGATACGACTACATATTAGCAGCCGATGTGGTCTATCATCACGACTTCCTGGAAGAATTACTAGTCACCATGCGGCACTTCTGCCAGCCGGGTACGACCCTCATATGGGCCAACAAGACCCGCTTCAACTCTGATCTGGTGTTTGTGGAGAACTTCAAAAAGACGTTCAACACCACCCTGCTGGCAGACAACGGAGAGGTCAAGATTTACGCCGCCACCACAAGAGAAGAAAGTAGACTACAGGCATCAAAAGAGACTAAAGGGGATGCGAGGAAAGGAGTGGACGAGGATGAAACGGTCAGCTGTGAGACAGAGAAGAATGAAGGAAAGATTACATGGACAGAGCAGAAGCTTGTAGAACAGGTTCaagaatatgaaaataaagacGAGCAGTTTGGAGAAGAGCAGGCTACGGGGGATGCTGATGTGGAAAAACTGGAGGATGGAAATCTGAACAGCTTCGAAGACAACGACAACACGAACCTTGAAACTGAACCTGAGGATTGTGAAGATGAAGACGACGACTGTGAGATGGACTCGGCACTTCTTGAACAGAAATCTG AAGGAAGCACAGAGAACGATAAACAACAGGAGTACACAAGATCCTGGGCACCAACTATTTACTACAGACCTGGGAAAGAGGTTTACAATTTTTTGGGCACGGATATTAAGATTCAGGAGTCCATCGATTCTTACGGTGCTACTATATGGCCGGCG GCACTTGCACTTTGCAGATTCTTGGAAACGCCGCAGGGCCGTCAACACATTGATTTACTCGACAAATCAGTTCTTGAACTTGGAGCCGGAACCGGATTGCTTTCGGTTGTCATCACGTTATTGG GTGCCAAACTAACGGCAACGGATTTACCCGAGATACTAAGTAATCTGAGATACAACCTCAACAGGAACACGAGAGGCCGGCGGAGACACGAGCCCCTGATTGCTGAACTCTACTGGGGTCACAAGCTGGACGAGATCTTTCCTAGATCCACATACCGGTATGATTACGTGTTGGCGACTGATGTGGTCTATCACCACGGGTTCTTGGCCGAGCTGCTGGTCACCATGCGTCACTTCTGTCAGCCGGGAACTACTCTAGTCTGGGCGAACAAGGTCCGCTATGGTTCCGATCTGGGCTTCGTTGACAACTTTCTCAGATACTTTGAAATCATACTCCTCGAAGAGTTGGATGATGTGAGGATTTACATAGCGACCAGCAAGACACCGGAGCAGGAAGGCGACCAGGATCTAGAGTTGaacgaggaagaggaggacaaTTATGATGCTGGGGAGCAAATCTCTACAAACCAAGCAGAAGAAGAGGAACTGGTGTGTGATGATACTGAAAGTCCAGATGAGGCACAAGTAGACGAAGAACACCAGGATTTGGGAAGACCCGAGGAGGAAG CTCTACCTGCCAAAGCAGAACCCCCGGAGCACAGATCCTGGACTCCCGCCATCTACTACAGTCTAGGCAAGGAGATCTACTACTTTCTGgatcatgaaatcaaaattcaaGAAGCCATAGACTATTACGGAGGTGTGGTATGGCCAGCG GCATTGGCCCTTTGCCGATTCCTGGACACCCCAATGGGGCAACAGCAGATTAATCTGATCGATAGATCAACGCTGGAGCTTGGAGCAGGAACAGGCCTTGTCTCGATAGTCGCCACACTTCTTG GTGCTAAACTGACAGCCACAGATCTTCCAGAGATCCTCGGGAATCTGAGGTGTAACCTGAACCGGAATACCAGGTGGCACCGGAGACACGAGCCTCAGGTTACAGCACTGCGGTGGGGCTACAAGCTGGACGAGATGTTTCCCCGTTCCACGCATTATTATGATTACGTGCTGGCGGCCGATACGGTCTATCATCACGACTGCCTCGCGGAGCTTCTTGAGACCATGCttcacttctgtcaaaaggggacAACTGTAATCTTTGCAAACAAGGTCCGGTATCAGACAGATCTGGCTTTTCTTGAGAACTTTCAGAAAGCTTTTAACACCACATTTCTGACAGAGCTGGGTGAGGTGAGGATTTACTCAGCCACCCTGAGAATCTGA